The Arachis hypogaea cultivar Tifrunner chromosome 14, arahy.Tifrunner.gnm2.J5K5, whole genome shotgun sequence genome has a segment encoding these proteins:
- the LOC112741064 gene encoding uncharacterized protein yields MSRSNLNSEKTKGWNIYTASAAAPSSYRGVDEEAAAAAPWKGFGTSSMSAISFGFVATAILISMFVIMAIFEHLFKPSPTPHSHSTAATAPPCKQGTNPQTVEASLSVLMPGQQYPTYIAQPAPLPSCPREQAYWPSHDHNFLFC; encoded by the exons ATGTCTAGGAGCAATTTAAACAGTGAAAAAACAAAGGGATGGAACATATACACAGCATCTGCAGCAGCTCCATCATCATATAGGGGAGTTGatgaagaagcagcagcagcagctcCATGGAAGGGCTTTGGGACATCCTCCATGAGTGCTATTTCTTTCGGCTTCGTTGCAACCGCCATTTTGATATCAATGTTTGTAATAATGGCCATATTTGAACACTTGTTCAAACCCTCTCCAACCCCACATTCTCATTCTACGGCCGCAACCGCCCCGCCTTGCAAACAGGGAACAAATCCTCAAACT GTTGAAGCATCTTTGTCAGTGTTGATGCCAGGGCAACAATATCCAACTTACATAGCTCAGCCTGCTCCTCTGCCTTCTTGTCCAAGAGAACAGGCATATTGGCCTTCTCATGATcataattttctattttgttag
- the LOC112741063 gene encoding MACPF domain-containing protein At4g24290: MALKVPANKAAEIAIGSIGRGYDISTDLRLKYCKGDSINSRLIEIDELDVREVVLPGGVSIPNVSTSIKCDKGERTRFRSDVLSFQQMSEQFNRELSLTGKIPSGLFNAMFEFSGSWQKDAAHTKTLAFDGVLITLYTVALEKSQLVLCDHVKKAVPPYWDPPELARFIETFGTHIVVGMKMGGKDVIYLKQQHSSALQPADVQKRLKEMADRRFMDATGQYTIASDQVFPNEKFGIREQRLTFANMSPSSSYSHKEDIIFTCKRRGGSDNRSLPHNEWLQTVQLEPDVISMSFIPITSLLNGVPGSGFLSHAINLYLRYKPPIEELHQFLEFQLPRQWAPVFSELPLGPQRKQRSFSSLQFSFMGPKLYVNTSQVDVGNRPVTGLRLYLEGKKSNRLAIHLQHLTSLPKVFQLEDDPNGNFRRESYDKRFYEKVQWKNFSHVCTSPVEPEDEVSIVTGAQLQVENYGIKNILFLRLRFATVLGVKEVKHPEWDGSPGLGAKSGLISTLISQHFTATFQKPPPRPADVNINSAVYPGGPPVPVQAPKLLKFVDTTEMTRGPQETPGYWVVSGARLAVEKGRISLRVRYSLLTISLPDEEMLDDQ; this comes from the exons ATGGCACTTAAAGTTCCAGCTAATAAAGCTGCTGAGATTGCAATTGGGTCCATTGGCCGTGGTTATGATATATCTACTGATCTAAGGCTCAAGTATTGCAAAGGAGATTCCATAAATTCACGTTTAATTGAGATCGATGAACTTGATGTGAGAGAGGTGGTTTTACCGGGTGGAGTTTCAATTCCAAATGTTTCCACATCTATAAAATGTGATAAAGGGGAACGCACTAGATTCAGGTCTGATGTTCTGTCCTTTCAACAG ATGTCAGAGCAGTTCAATCGGGAATTATCTTTGACTGGTAAAATTCCGTCAGGCCTTTTCAATGCTATGTTTGAATTTTCTGGGAGTTGGCAGAAAGATGCAGCCCATACCAAAACCCTTGCTTTTGACGGGGTGTTAATCACACTTTACACTGTTGCATTAGAGAAGTCTCAGTTAGTACTCTGTGATCATGTTAAAAAGGCTGTACCACCATATTGGGACCCACCTGAATTAGCAAG ATTTATTGAGACCTTTGGTACCCATATTGTTGTTGGAATGAAAATGGGAGGAAAGGATGTAATATATTTGAAGCAGCAGCACTCATCAGCTCTCCAACCTGCTGATGTTCAAAAAAGACTGAAAGAGATGGCAGATAGGAGATTTATGGATGCTACTGGCCAATATACAATTGCTTCAGATCAAGTTTTCCCAAATGAAAAG TTTGGAATCCGGGAACAGAGGCTAACATTCGCTAATATGAGTCCATCAAGTTCTTATTCGCATAAGGAG GACATAATATTCACTTGCAAGAGGAGGGGTGGAAGTGATAACAGAAGCCTACCCCACAACGAGTGGTTACAGACTGTTCAGTTAGAGCCTGATGTTATCTCAATGTCCTTCATTCCAATCACATCTCTCTTGAATGGAGTTCCAGGGAGCGGATTCTTGAGCCATGCCATAAATCTTTATTTAAGAT ATAAACCACCAATTGAAGAGCTTCACCAGTTCTTGGAATTCCAGTTGCCAAGGCAGTGGGCTCCTGTATTCAGCGAACTTCCTCTTGGTCCACAACGTAAACAACGGAGTTTTTCCTCTTTACAGTTTAGCTTCATGGGGCCAAAGCTATATGTGAACACATCACAG GTTGACGTAGGTAACAGACCAGTGACTGGTCTTCGTCTTTATCTTGAAGGTAAAAAGAGTAATCGTCTGGCAATCCATTTACAACACCTTACATCTCTTCCAAAAGTATTTCAGCTCGAAGATGATCCAAATGGCAACTTTCGGCGCGAGTCCTATGATAAGAGATTCTATGAGAAAGTTCAGTGGAAGAATTTCTCTCATGTGTGCACTTCTCCTGTGGAACCAGAGGATGAAGTTTCCATAGTAACCGGAGCACAACTCCAAGTTGAGAATTATGGCATAAAAAATATACTCTTTCTGAGACTTCGATTCGCAACCGTACTAGGAGTTAAAGAAGTAAAGCATCCCGAGTGGGATGGATCTCCTGGACTGGGAGCCAAGTCTGGACTGATATCTACTCTCATTAGTCAGCATTTCACAGCAACATTTCAGAAGCCACCTCCACGACCCGCAGATGTTAACATAAATTCTGCTGTTTATCCGGGTGGTCCTCCTGTTCCTGTTCAAGCTCCCAAGCTTCTCAAATTTGTCGACACAACCGAGATGACCAGAGGGCCACAGGAAACTCCAGGCTATTGGGTTGTGTCTGGAGCTAGACTTGCTGTTGAGAAGGGCAGGATCTCTCTGAGAGTTAGGTATTCTTTGTTAACTATATCGTTACCGGATGAAGAAATGTTGGATGATCAGTAG
- the LOC112741069 gene encoding uncharacterized protein, with product MAGEGGDVSVANGADETANPESAASSPKSKVKFMCSHGGKVLPRPSDGLLKYVGGETRVVSVPRNVTFYELMKKLHGMIEGGESMVLKYQLVPEDLDTLVSVRNDEDLKHMIDEHDRHEVGGAPMLRTFMCPLKPLLVVDKDNQGTSGTEPYPLEQRYIDAINGFQRISPRSRPSPIRAAFNAPSACSSPKSNSPDGHTTDLVHESPPFHGHILGLGRRSTMHRVHSSPSISSLSNLHSLAFQQHEHHNHYHNHSPSHQSPCQSQNQGQSQGQGQGQNQGHHPPAHLPASYQRTGPQDQLVGMGRPPPLLALRRSDMGSRSANSSSSTFNYYYPATNNNNCRPPKGYGYYDESPAYGGGMGERVGSVPQSPRNSIWE from the exons ATGGCGGGAGAAGGAGGCGATGTTAGCGTTGCTAACGGCGCTGATGAAACAGCAAACCCGGAATCCGCAGCCTCCTCTCCAAAGAGCAAGGTCAAGTTCATGTGCAGCCATGGTGGCAAGGTTCTTCCCCGTCCCTCCGATGGCCTCCTCAAGTACGTCGGCGGCGAGACTCGCGTCGTTTCTGTCCCTAGGAACGTCACTTTCTACG aGTTGATGAAGAAGCTGCATGGAATGATCGAAGGAGGAGAAAGCATGGTGCTAAAGTATCAGCTGGTGCCGGAAGATCTGGACACACTGGTATCGGTGAGGAACGACGAGGATCTAAAGCATATGATTGACGAGCATGACCGTCACGAAGTTGGAGGAGCTCCCATGCTGCGGACATTCATGTGCCCGTTGAAGCCGCTTTTGGTGGTGGACAAAGATAACCAAGGAACATCAGGGACTGAGCCCTACCCCTTGGAGCAGCGCTACATTGATGCCATTAACGGCTTCCAGCGCATAAGCCCAAGGTCAAGGCCTAGTCCAATTAGGGCTGCATTCAACGCCCCCTCTGCCTGTTCATCCCCCAAATCCAACTCCCCAGACGGTCACACTACGGATCTGGTCCACGAATCGCCGCCCTTCCACGGCCACATTCTCGGTCTAGGCCGCCGTAGCACCATGCATAGAGTGCACAGCTCTCCCAGCATTTCTAGCCTAAGCAACCTTCACAGCCTTGCCTTTCAACAGCACGAACACCATAACCATTATCACAATCATTCTCCGAGCCACCAGAGCCCGTGCCAGAGTCAGAACCAGGGCCAGAGCCAGGGTCAGGGCCAGGGCCAGAACCAAGGTCACCATCCTCCTGCTCATCTGCCTGCTTCTTATCAAAGAACCGGGCCACAAGATCAATTAGTTGGGATGGGAAGGCCGCCGCCGCTTTTGGCGCTGAGGAGGTCGGATATGGGTAGCCGGAGTGCaaatagtagtagtagtactttcaactattattatccggctactaataataataattgcagACCCCCAAAAGGGTACGGATACTACGATGAATCTCCAGCATACGGTGGTGGCATGGGTGAAAGAGTTGGTAGTGTGCCTCAGAGTCCTAGAAACTCTATTTGGGAATAA
- the LOC112741067 gene encoding stromal 70 kDa heat shock-related protein, chloroplastic: MASSSAQIHGLGTPSFAGSASLKKQNSHRTVFLGQRLSSSSFPRSAFLKLRSTAARRGYNVGPLRVVNEKVVGIDLGTTNSAVAAMEGGKPTIITNAEGQRTTPSVVAYTKTGDRLVGQIAKRQAVVNPENTFFSVKRFIGRKMSEVDEESKQVSYKVIRDENGNVKLDCPAIGKQFAAEEISAQVLRKLVDDASKFLNDKVTKAVVTVPAYFNDSQRTATKDAGRIAGLEVLRIINEPTAASLAYGFEKKNNETILVFDLGGGTFDVSVLEVGDGVFEVLSTSGDTHLGGDDFDKRIVDWLAGNFKRDEGIDLLKDKQALQRLTETAEKAKMELSSLTQTNISLPFITATADGPKHIETTLTRAKFEELCSDLLDRLKTPVENSLRDAKLNIKDIDEVILVGGSTRIPAVQELVKKMTGKDPNVTVNPDEVVALGAAVQAGVLAGDVSDIVLLDVTPLSLGLETLGGVMTKIIPRNTTLPTSKSEVFSTAADGQTSVEINVLQGEREFVRDNKSLGSFRLDGIPPAPRGVPQIEVKFDIDANGILSVTAIDKGTGKKQDITITGASTLPNDEVDRMVKEAEKFAKEDKEKRDAIDTKNQADSVVYQTEKQLKELGDKVPGPVKEKVEAKLGELKDAISGGSTQAIKDAMAALNQEVMQLGQSLYNQPGAAGAGPAAPESGGPTESSGKGTDGDVIDADFTDSK, from the exons ATGGCTTCTTCAAGCGCCCAGATACACGGTCTCGGAACTCCATCCTTCGCCGGCAGTGCCTCCCTCAAGAAGCAAAATAGTCACCGGACGGTGTTCCTCGGCCAGAGGCTCAGCTCCTCATCGTTCCCGCGCTCCGCGTTCCTCAAGCTCAGGAGCACCGCCGCTCGCAGAGGTTACAACGTTGGTCCTCTCAGAGTCGTCAATGAGAAGGTCGTCGGCATCGATTTGGGAACCACCAACTCCGCCGTGGCTGCCATGGAAGGAGGCAAGCCCACCATCATCACTAACGCCGAGGGTCAGAGGACTACCCCTTCCGTCGTTGCCTACACCAAGACCGGCGACAGGCTGGTTGGCCAGATTGCGAAGCGGCAGGCGGTGGTGAACCCGGAGAACACCTTCTTCTCCGTTAAGAGGTTTATCGGAAGGAAGATGTCGGAGGTGGACGAGGAGTCCAAGCAGGTCTCCTACAAAGTCATTAGGGATGAGAACGGCAATGTCAAACTCGACTGCCCCGCCATCGGCAAGCAGTTCGCCGCCGAAGAGATTTCCGCTCAG GTTTTGAGGAAGCTTGTGGATGATGCTTCAAAGTTTTTGAATGACAAAGTAACAAAGGCCGTGGTCACTGTGCCTGCTTACTTCAACGATTCTCAAAGGACTGCTACAAAGGATGCTGGTCGGATTGCTGGTTTGGAAGTTCTTCGTATCATAAATGAACCAACTGCTGCCTCCCTTGCCTatggatttgaaaagaagaataatgaaacaaTCCTTGTGTTTGACCTTGGCGGTGGTACTTTTGATGTCTCGG TGCTTGAGGTTGGTGATGGAGTGTTTGAAGTGTTGTCTACTTCTGGAGATACACACTTGGGTGGTGATGACTTTGATAAG AGAATTGTCGATTGGTTGGCTGGAAACTTCAAGAGGGATGAAGGTATTGATCTTTTGAAAGATAAACAAGCTCTTCAGCGCCTTACTGAGACAgctgaaaaagcaaaaatggaGCTCTCGTCATTGACCCAAACAAACATCAG TTTGCCGTTCATAACCGCTACAGCAGATGGCCCCAAGCATATTGAGACCACCCTTACAAGGGCTAAATTTGAAGAATTATGTTCAGATCTTCTTGATAG GCTAAAGACCCCAGTTGAAAATTCATTGAGAGATGCAAAGCTCAATATTAAGGATATTGATGAGGTGATTCTTGTGGGTGGATCAACACGTATCCCTGCTGTCCAGGAGCTTGTAAAGAAGATGACTGGGAAGGACCCAAATGTCACTGTCAATCCAGATGAAGTGGTTGCCCTTGGTGCTGCAGTTCAG GCTGGTGTCTTGGCTGGTGATGTCAGTGACATTGTTTTGTTGGATGTTACACCATTGTCTTTGGGTCTAGAAACTCTTGGTGGTGTAATGACAAAGATTATCCCAAGAAACACTACTCTTCCCACCTCGAAATCAGAGGTCTTCTCAACAGCTGCTGATGGACAGACCAGTGTGGAGATCAATGTGCTTCAGGGCGAGAGAGAATTTGTCAGGGACAATAAATCTCTTGGTAGCTTCCGTTTGGATGGTATCCCTCCTGCACCTCGTGGGGTTCCTCAGATTGAAGTCAAATTCGACATTGATGCCAATGGTATTCTCTCAGTTACTGCGATAGACAAGGGCACAGGCAAGAAACAAGATATTACAATTACTGGTGCTAGCACCTTGCCTAATGACGAG GTAGATAGGATGGTAAAGGAAGCGGAGAAATTTGCAAAGGAGGACAAAGAGAAGAGAGATGCTATTGACACCAAGAACCAGGCGGATTCAGTTGTGTACCAGACTGAGAAGCAGTTGAAAGAGCTTGGAGACAAGGTTCCTGGCCCCGTGAAGGAGAAGGTTGAAGCAAAATTGGGAGAGCTTAAAGATGCAATTTCGGGTGGTTCAACCCAGGCCATTAAGGATGCCATGGCTGCTCTCAACCAGGAAGTTATGCAACTTGGCCAGTCCCTATACAACCAGCCAGGAGCTGCAGGCGCAGGCCCTGCTGCACCTGAATCTGGTGGCCCCACAGAATCATCGGGCAAGGGAACAGATGGAGATGTGATCGATGCTGATTTTACAGACTCTAAGTGA
- the LOC112741068 gene encoding shaggy-related protein kinase kappa isoform X1 encodes MASASLGNGGVGSSRSVNGFRGSSSSVDWLGREMLEMRLRDKADHEEDRDSEPDIIDGVGAETGHVIRTSIGGRNGQSRQNISYIAEHVVGTGSFGVVFQAKCRETGEIVAIKKVLQDKRYKNRELQIMQMLDHPNIVALRHCFYSTTDKEEVYLNLVLEYVPETVNRIARNYSRMNQRMPLVYVKLYTYQICRALAYIHNCIGICHRDIKPQNLLVNPHTHQLKLCDFGSAKVLVKGEPNVSYICSRYYRAPELIFGATEYTTAIDIWSTGCVMAELLLGQPLFPGESGVDQLVEIIKVLGTPTREEIKCMNPNYTEFKFPQIKPHPWHKVFQKRLPPEAVDLVCRFFQYSPNLRCTALEACIHPFFDELRDPNTRLPNGRPLPPLFNFKPQELSGIPPDVISRLIPEHARKQNLFMALHN; translated from the exons ATGGCGTCGGCTAGCCTTGGAAATGGTGGTGTTGGCAGTTCCAGGTCTGTTAATGGCTTCAGGGGTTCTTCTAGTTCAGTTGATTGGCTCGGGAGAGAGATGCTTGAGATGAGATTGAGGGACAAAGCTGACCATGAAGAAGACAGA GATAGTGAGCCGGACATCATTGATGGTGTGGGTGCTGAAACTGGACATGTGATTAGAACCAGCATCGGTGGCCGAAATGGTCAATCTAGGCAG AATATTAGCTATATTGCGGAACACGTTGTCGGCACAGGCTCTTTTGGTGTTGTTTTTCAA GCAAAATGTAGAGAAACCGGAGAGATTGTAGCCATCAAGAAGGTTCTCCAGGATAAGCGCTACAAGAATAGAGAACTACAGATAATGCAGATGCTGGACCATCCAAATATTGTGGCCCTTAGGCATTGTTTCTATTCAACGACTGACAAAGAAGAAGTTTACTTGAATCTTGTACTTGAATATGTTCCTGAAACTGTGAATCGTATTGCAAGGAACTATAGCCGAATGAATCAGCGAATGCCTTTAGTATATGTAAAGCTTTATACCTATCAG ATTTGCAGGGCCCTTGCTTATATACATAATTGCATTGGTATATGTCACCGTGACATCAAACCTCAGAACTTACTT GTGAACCCACACACTCATCAGCTGAAACTATGTGATTTTGGAAGTGCTAAAGTGTTG GTGAAAGGAGAACCTAATGTTTCTTACATCTGTTCAAGATACTATCGTGCTCCAGAACTTATCTTTGGTGCCACTGAATATACAACCGCAATAGATATATGGTCAACTGGTTGTGTAATGGCTGAATTACTTCTTGGACAG CCTTTGTTTCCTGGAGAGAGTGGAGTCGATCAACTTGTTGAAATCATCAAG gTTTTGGGAACTCCAACAAGGGAGGAGATAAAATGCATGAACCCAAATTATACTGAATTTAAGTTTCCACAGATAAAACCTCATCCATGGCACAAG GTCTTTCAAAAACGTTTACCCCCAGAAGCAGTAGACCTTGTCTGTAGATTTTTTCAGTACTCTCCCAATCTGCGATGCACTGCT TTGGAAGCTTGCATTCATCCCTTCTTCGATGAGTTGAGGGACCCTAACACCCGGCTTCCTAATGGTCGCCCACTTCCACCTCTGTTTAATTTTAAGCCTCAGG AACTTTCAGGGATACCACCTGACGTCATCAGTCGGCTTATTCCAGAGCATGCTCGTAAGCAGAACTTGTTCATGGCATTGCACAACTAG
- the LOC112741068 gene encoding shaggy-related protein kinase kappa isoform X3 has product MQMLDHPNIVALRHCFYSTTDKEEVYLNLVLEYVPETVNRIARNYSRMNQRMPLVYVKLYTYQICRALAYIHNCIGICHRDIKPQNLLVNPHTHQLKLCDFGSAKVLVKGEPNVSYICSRYYRAPELIFGATEYTTAIDIWSTGCVMAELLLGQPLFPGESGVDQLVEIIKVLGTPTREEIKCMNPNYTEFKFPQIKPHPWHKVFQKRLPPEAVDLVCRFFQYSPNLRCTALEACIHPFFDELRDPNTRLPNGRPLPPLFNFKPQELSGIPPDVISRLIPEHARKQNLFMALHN; this is encoded by the exons ATGCAGATGCTGGACCATCCAAATATTGTGGCCCTTAGGCATTGTTTCTATTCAACGACTGACAAAGAAGAAGTTTACTTGAATCTTGTACTTGAATATGTTCCTGAAACTGTGAATCGTATTGCAAGGAACTATAGCCGAATGAATCAGCGAATGCCTTTAGTATATGTAAAGCTTTATACCTATCAG ATTTGCAGGGCCCTTGCTTATATACATAATTGCATTGGTATATGTCACCGTGACATCAAACCTCAGAACTTACTT GTGAACCCACACACTCATCAGCTGAAACTATGTGATTTTGGAAGTGCTAAAGTGTTG GTGAAAGGAGAACCTAATGTTTCTTACATCTGTTCAAGATACTATCGTGCTCCAGAACTTATCTTTGGTGCCACTGAATATACAACCGCAATAGATATATGGTCAACTGGTTGTGTAATGGCTGAATTACTTCTTGGACAG CCTTTGTTTCCTGGAGAGAGTGGAGTCGATCAACTTGTTGAAATCATCAAG gTTTTGGGAACTCCAACAAGGGAGGAGATAAAATGCATGAACCCAAATTATACTGAATTTAAGTTTCCACAGATAAAACCTCATCCATGGCACAAG GTCTTTCAAAAACGTTTACCCCCAGAAGCAGTAGACCTTGTCTGTAGATTTTTTCAGTACTCTCCCAATCTGCGATGCACTGCT TTGGAAGCTTGCATTCATCCCTTCTTCGATGAGTTGAGGGACCCTAACACCCGGCTTCCTAATGGTCGCCCACTTCCACCTCTGTTTAATTTTAAGCCTCAGG AACTTTCAGGGATACCACCTGACGTCATCAGTCGGCTTATTCCAGAGCATGCTCGTAAGCAGAACTTGTTCATGGCATTGCACAACTAG
- the LOC112741068 gene encoding shaggy-related protein kinase kappa isoform X2, which produces MASASLGNGGVGSSRSVNGFRGSSSSVDWLGREMLEMRLRDKADHEEDRDSEPDIIDGVGAETGHVIRTSIGGRNGQSRQNISYIAEHVVGTGSFGVVFQAKCRETGEIVAIKKVLQDKRYKNRELQIMQMLDHPNIVALRHCFYSTTDKEEVYLNLVLEYVPETVNRIARNYSRMNQRMPLVYVKLYTYQICRALAYIHNCIGICHRDIKPQNLLVNPHTHQLKLCDFGSAKVLVKGEPNVSYICSRYYRAPELIFGATEYTTAIDIWSTGCVMAELLLGQPLFPGESGVDQLVEIIKVLGTPTREEIKCMNPNYTEFKFPQIKPHPWHKVFQKRLPPEAVDLVCRFFQYSPNLRCTALEACIHPFFDELRDPNTRLPNGRPLPPLFNFKPQGKLRTFRDTT; this is translated from the exons ATGGCGTCGGCTAGCCTTGGAAATGGTGGTGTTGGCAGTTCCAGGTCTGTTAATGGCTTCAGGGGTTCTTCTAGTTCAGTTGATTGGCTCGGGAGAGAGATGCTTGAGATGAGATTGAGGGACAAAGCTGACCATGAAGAAGACAGA GATAGTGAGCCGGACATCATTGATGGTGTGGGTGCTGAAACTGGACATGTGATTAGAACCAGCATCGGTGGCCGAAATGGTCAATCTAGGCAG AATATTAGCTATATTGCGGAACACGTTGTCGGCACAGGCTCTTTTGGTGTTGTTTTTCAA GCAAAATGTAGAGAAACCGGAGAGATTGTAGCCATCAAGAAGGTTCTCCAGGATAAGCGCTACAAGAATAGAGAACTACAGATAATGCAGATGCTGGACCATCCAAATATTGTGGCCCTTAGGCATTGTTTCTATTCAACGACTGACAAAGAAGAAGTTTACTTGAATCTTGTACTTGAATATGTTCCTGAAACTGTGAATCGTATTGCAAGGAACTATAGCCGAATGAATCAGCGAATGCCTTTAGTATATGTAAAGCTTTATACCTATCAG ATTTGCAGGGCCCTTGCTTATATACATAATTGCATTGGTATATGTCACCGTGACATCAAACCTCAGAACTTACTT GTGAACCCACACACTCATCAGCTGAAACTATGTGATTTTGGAAGTGCTAAAGTGTTG GTGAAAGGAGAACCTAATGTTTCTTACATCTGTTCAAGATACTATCGTGCTCCAGAACTTATCTTTGGTGCCACTGAATATACAACCGCAATAGATATATGGTCAACTGGTTGTGTAATGGCTGAATTACTTCTTGGACAG CCTTTGTTTCCTGGAGAGAGTGGAGTCGATCAACTTGTTGAAATCATCAAG gTTTTGGGAACTCCAACAAGGGAGGAGATAAAATGCATGAACCCAAATTATACTGAATTTAAGTTTCCACAGATAAAACCTCATCCATGGCACAAG GTCTTTCAAAAACGTTTACCCCCAGAAGCAGTAGACCTTGTCTGTAGATTTTTTCAGTACTCTCCCAATCTGCGATGCACTGCT TTGGAAGCTTGCATTCATCCCTTCTTCGATGAGTTGAGGGACCCTAACACCCGGCTTCCTAATGGTCGCCCACTTCCACCTCTGTTTAATTTTAAGCCTCAGGGTAAGTTAAG AACTTTCAGGGATACCACCTGA